Proteins from a single region of Buchnera aphidicola (Cinara curvipes):
- the dapE gene encoding succinyl-diaminopimelate desuccinylase, which yields MYTEVLNLTKKLVDIPSISPKDLGCQEILIKRLKLLGFNIERMNFKDTNNFWAWRGYGKTITFLGHTDVVPEGDIFSWKTSPFISTISNGILYGRGAVDMKGSIAAMLVAVENFIKNNPNHKGRISFLITSDEESTGKYGTKKVVSILEKRGEKFNYCLVGEPTCENILGDCIKNGRRGSLSADLTIYGVQGHVAYPNLASNPIHLSAPFLVELSTLSLDKGNDFFDPTIIQISKVFSENNYTTNMIPGKLKVFFNIRFSSLITKKMIINSIKCLLHKYSIKYSISWICHAKPFISLPGTFCKILSNCIYEYTHIIPTFKTNGGTSDGRFIFHLSDETVEFGLLNSTIHKVNECVNLVDLLKLKNIYFNILNKLFL from the coding sequence ATGTATACTGAAGTTTTAAATTTGACAAAAAAATTAGTTGATATACCATCAATCAGTCCTAAAGATTTAGGTTGTCAAGAAATTTTAATAAAAAGATTAAAATTATTAGGTTTTAATATAGAAAGAATGAATTTTAAAGATACAAATAATTTTTGGGCTTGGAGAGGATATGGTAAAACTATTACTTTTTTAGGACATACAGATGTAGTTCCCGAAGGTGATATTTTTTCTTGGAAAACTTCACCATTTATATCTACTATATCTAATGGTATTCTTTATGGTAGAGGTGCGGTAGATATGAAAGGTTCAATAGCTGCTATGTTAGTAGCTGTAGAGAATTTTATTAAAAACAATCCTAATCATAAGGGTCGAATATCATTTTTAATTACTTCAGATGAAGAGTCTACAGGTAAATATGGAACTAAAAAAGTAGTTTCAATATTAGAAAAGAGAGGAGAAAAATTTAATTATTGTCTTGTTGGAGAACCAACTTGTGAAAATATTTTAGGTGATTGTATAAAAAATGGTCGTAGAGGTTCACTTTCAGCTGATTTAACAATATATGGTGTTCAAGGTCATGTTGCTTATCCTAATTTAGCTTCTAACCCAATTCATTTATCAGCTCCATTTTTAGTAGAATTATCTACTTTATCTTTAGATAAAGGTAATGATTTTTTTGATCCTACTATTATTCAGATTTCAAAAGTATTTTCAGAAAATAATTATACTACTAATATGATTCCAGGAAAATTAAAAGTATTTTTTAATATTAGGTTTAGTTCTTTGATTACTAAAAAAATGATTATAAATAGTATTAAATGTTTACTTCATAAGTACTCAATAAAATATTCTATTTCTTGGATTTGTCATGCTAAACCTTTTATTTCTTTACCTGGTACTTTTTGTAAAATTCTTTCTAACTGTATATATGAGTATACTCATATTATTCCTACTTTTAAAACAAATGGTGGTACTTCTGATGGAAGATTTATTTTTCACTTATCTGATGAAACAGTGGAATTTGGCTTATTAAATTCTACAATTCACAAAGTTAATGAATGTGTAAATTTAGTTGATTTATTAAAATTAAAAAATATTTATTTTAATATTTTAAATAAATTATTTTTATAA
- the dapA gene encoding 4-hydroxy-tetrahydrodipicolinate synthase: MFKGSIVALITPMDDKGNLCKKSLKKIIQYHIKNKTNAIVSVGTTGESATLNQNEHTNVIMNTLEFADEKIPIIAGTGSNATSESIILTKKLEKSGISGCLSITPYYNRPTQKGLYLHFQSIAESTDLPQILYNVPNRTGCNLLPKTIAKLSQFKNIIGLKDASGDLSRVNQIKQIVKNDFILMSGDDTTALDFIQLGGNGVISVTANIAAYHMVKMCNLALKGNFIKARIINKELSDLHHLLFKETNPIPIKWAARYINLIKYDTLRLPMTPLLSKNKKILKKAINSIKLYIK, translated from the coding sequence ATGTTTAAAGGAAGTATTGTTGCTTTAATTACACCTATGGATGATAAAGGAAATCTTTGTAAAAAAAGTTTAAAAAAAATAATTCAGTATCATATTAAAAATAAAACTAATGCAATAGTTTCAGTAGGAACAACAGGAGAATCAGCTACATTAAATCAAAATGAACATACTAATGTAATTATGAATACATTAGAATTTGCAGATGAAAAAATACCTATCATTGCAGGAACTGGATCAAATGCAACTTCAGAAAGTATCATACTAACTAAAAAACTAGAAAAATCAGGAATTTCTGGATGTTTAAGTATCACACCTTACTATAATCGACCTACACAAAAAGGATTATATCTTCATTTTCAATCTATTGCAGAAAGTACTGATTTACCACAGATATTATATAATGTACCAAATCGTACAGGATGTAATTTATTACCAAAAACAATTGCTAAATTATCACAATTTAAAAATATAATTGGCTTAAAAGATGCTTCAGGAGATTTATCAAGAGTAAATCAAATTAAACAAATTGTAAAAAATGACTTTATTTTAATGAGCGGGGATGATACAACTGCTTTAGATTTTATTCAACTAGGAGGAAATGGGGTTATTTCTGTTACAGCTAATATTGCTGCTTATCATATGGTAAAAATGTGTAATCTAGCCTTAAAAGGAAATTTCATAAAAGCAAGAATAATAAATAAAGAATTAAGTGATCTGCATCACCTTTTATTTAAAGAAACAAACCCTATTCCCATAAAATGGGCAGCTAGATACATTAATTTAATAAAATATGATACTTTAAGATTACCAATGACACCATTATTAAGTAAAAACAAAAAAATTCTCAAAAAAGCAATTAATTCAATAAAATTATATATAAAGTAA